aaaatattttgatttttaagtttttaaaCTTAGTAACAAGttgaattttgtatttttggtaTTTATTCAAGGAGCTTTTTTAacaattttaatattaattaggaAAGCTTAAAAACTGCCCAATGCCTAAGCATACGCCCTGGAACTTACACCTCAAGATCACCCCACAGATCATCCCAGTGCGTTTTACTACGCCCCACCCGAGGTCGACCCCAAAAAGCCTTTTAAAATACACAGATGCCAGTAAAAACATGTCTGCCATAACATTGAAGGTTGAAGCCAAAAGAAAAAACTTCATATACAGGAACTGTTGCTTCCTTAGATCCAATCTTCCTTGAGCTAATGCCGGAGCCAGGAATTCTAGCAAAGTATGCCACATTTATCTCAAGGGGATTCAATaacgtatatatatacacaaaataaGTAGCTCCGCCACTACCTTGAACCAATACGACAACATTAGAGAAATGAGTTAAATCTTTGATTACAGTTAATATGCTCACCAAACAACAATATATCCAGTGTAATCCAACAACAGTCAGTATGCTCATGTTCTACAATTCTTTGATATAACCATTCACTGCAAATGATTTTCAACaaaaacaaaactatacaaattGAGAAGTGCATTCATCTTCAACAATTTTAAAAGTTACAACATTCTTGAAAGCATTTTCTCAGTTCACAACCAATTGAATGCATACATTTCTATATTTCATCCATCTAAACTGGCACATATTTCACGCTTAGAAAGTTTGTGATGCCGCAATTCATATATTTATAAGTTGAGAATTAAGGCAAACCAGGTGGAAAATGCCTGATagatatgagtattcatagagctTAGTTTCCCATAAAATTAGGACCTTTATATTGAGACTCTGGTGGTATTTGCCGTTCTCTCTCTTTGAGATAGTTAAGAAGCGTTGGCTGCTCCTGTCTGAAGTCCATTCCAGTGCCACATACATACGGGGATGCTCTTTGGTAACCAAGAAAATGTTTATCGATTATTCTTTCTTCTGCACCATAGGCAAGGGGAGGACTTGGATGCAACTGCGGGCTCTCCAAGTACACCATGGGACTAGAAGCCAAGTGATTTCCCCACTGATCCAAGACATCAAACCTTGTAAGATTGGTCGCGTTCAGGTTTCCATAGGTTGCTGGGGCATTTGAGTGAACAGGCCATACCGGATTGCTGACTCGCTCGAAGTTTTGACTGTTTCTGTAGTGATACAGCCATTCAGATGAGCTCATTCCAAGTAATGGTGGGTACCCCTCAATAAAGCCGGGAGCACCTGCAACAAAATCAAGCGGTCCACGAACTGTAGATGGACTTGAGTATCCACCCACTGGCGATGCGCCAAGAATACCGTCCCCTTCCTTCGTCCCAAATGCACTCTTGTTAGGGAAAACTGATGAGTTTCCCTTAAACCAAGATGCATCTTCCGGTAACAGTGGAGCTGAGGGCACTGGAGTGACATACGGAGGAGGAGTATCATACATAGTTGTAGAAACTGGCATGGAACGAACATTGTGATCTCTAGTTTCCTTTAAGGAGAGACCCGATAAAGATTCAGAAGATAGTTCATCAATTGGGCTTAACTGCTGCCTATTTAAATCCTTTACCCCCCTCTCATTTCTTGGACTTTCCTTCTCAAGGACCCAAGCATTCAGAGATGGAGGTCCGGCCGGGAAAGCTGCAGATTGCTTGAGTGGCTTATTGTACCTCAAGTTTGTACTTTCGGGACGAAAACTGAAAATATCATTCTGTGGACTGCTTTGCTCAGAAATCAAAGACGTAGCACGGCGCAAAGATTCATCAGAAGTCGCAGTTCCATTGATAACATTGATGGAGAATTGATCACATAAGGTGCCTGATGTATATATTGGTTCTGAGTTATGTCTTGTGATGGGCTTGAAGAGAATGACTTCTTCCTCATCTGTGGTAATGGATTGGCTGCTGAGACAAGGGTGATTTTGAATCTCTCCGTTTTCCTTTGCCATTCCACAATTATTCTGATAGGACTCTTTTACCTGAAGACTTGAACCAGATTCAGCTACTCCTGACTTTTCCTTATCTGCTAATTCTGACTCCCTGATGTGGAATCTTTTGCCTGTTTTATCACAAGAGATCCATTTTCTTAAGTGACTGGATCTATGAGCCAGTTTACTTGCTCCACGAAAGATACGCCGTGAACGACACACACTCTTAATAGTGAAATTATCTATGCATTCCAAATGGCTCATGAAGTCCAAAGACTTGTGAACATGGGCCATGGGATCAAACCCCTTCAGTTCATGGTCTTCCCAAAGAGCAGTACTTTCTGGAGCAAGTTCAGTCTCACAAGGATCAAGTCGATTCAGAAGATCAGCTAAAGCACCAAAAAAGTAAGACATAGCACTCTGGACCTTTTCATCTCTTGCATGTGCTTCTGCTCTATCAAGTGTGTTCACTAACCACTCTACAAACACACAGACAGTGGGTAAAAGGGGGCAAGTTTGTGTGTTATTTCTTGTTGCAGCTTTCTCGACAAGGCGACCAGCACAAATAAAAGTAGCAGCTACTGCCAGCTCTGTCAATGCAGATTGCTGCTTGTTATCTTTCTTTGGATCCACTCCATTCCCGCTCTCAGTCAGGCTATGGAAAATAAAGATGAAAACAGAGACAAGTTGAAGAGCACGATAAGGGCCTTTTCTTGTTGGATCCATTAACTGGTATGACTCTAGAGCAGCCTTTAATTCATCATCATCCATTACCACCAGACCTTCCAATTGTCCCACAGTGGATGCAAGAGTAGATTGAAAGTCTTCCAAGCTGCATTCCAGAAACAGCTGAAGTTTTAGAGTTTCAAAACTAACTAGTTAACATAATTTATGACTATGTGAAGGAAGCCACTAGAGTTGGCTTATCAAGATCTAGAAGCACTAACTTATTATCCAGAACGAAGTTAAAGTTAGTAATTAAGTTATAAAAAAGAACTTCAAAGGCAAACTTTGGGTGAAGAAGGGTTTTATGTGAGAAATCAAAAGGACGAGCCTAGTTGAGAGAATTAATTCAAAAGGCATGGATTTAACCAGCCTAGAGTctatcaaataaataagtaagTTTCAAATGGAGTGTTTCATTTGAAACAAGGGAATTGAGATGCTGCATTACATTTTTTCTGATATCATTGATTCAGATATAAAGAAAACAGTTACTTAACGAGGGGAGCAGCTTCATCAGTTTGTGTTACATAAAGCATGATATCCATGGAGGTAAATACCAAACCAATAGTTTCACCTTTTGTTTGGCATGGAAGTGTTTCAGAATACCCACTCAAAATAGCaaaaagaaactaaaaaaagatttttaaaaagagagaaaacaaaAAGGTGAACAAACTGCACATGAAGCTACAAAAGACGAAAATTGTTTCTGTAATGCCATAGCCCTCAATAGCGTCATTTCAAACCAAAGTGACTGGCTCTGTTGCCAATGCCAGTCTGAAGATTTTCACCATATTTGGTGCACTAATCCCAGGTACTCGAAAGGAGTACCACGGAGATACCTATTTAATCTGCACCTGGTATCACGAGCCAAAAATAGCTGAGGTTACCATTGACAAAAAAATCTTCCTTCACACAAATACAAATAGAAAACAGCACATCAGTGTAATCCTTATATATGCTTACTATTTAACAAAAGCAAGCAGATTTGTGGATGCACCAATCTAACCTGATAATTTTTCACATGGAATAATTCTTAGAAGCAATGCAAGTAACTATATCAGTGAAACTTAACATTTAAAAGCAAATAGAAACCTCGGTTACCAGTATTTAGTGCCTACAGTGCAATGTTTATACTTGGAAATTACTGTTGAAAAACACACACATTTTTAAGTAGGTTAAACAAGCAGGCTAAATCAAGCAGAGCTTGTTAACTTCCTCCACATAGAACTAAAGCAA
The sequence above is a segment of the Solanum dulcamara chromosome 11, daSolDulc1.2, whole genome shotgun sequence genome. Coding sequences within it:
- the LOC129872921 gene encoding nonsense-mediated mRNA decay factor SMG7-like encodes the protein MAADSAAAFNDQKEKLNTFLEIANTEKQLLTSIYSKGLLHKDVQELYHKARASYENIIVNNYEAVGLQEVEFSLWKLHYKHIVEFRKRIRQANAEKKKIETQEGDSSAVREIDNHMEGLKSFLSEATEFYQELTKKLRKSCGLPRELLLCKNGGMSLPLVPMKLPQCQYACHRFLICLGDLARYGELCKKPDAFKWSLVATYYFEASRIWPDSGNPHNQLALLATYTGDPFLALYHCVRSLAVKEPFPDAWNNLMLLFEENRSSILHSYSSGARLDLLKPSVWCSMDGINHATNGSSNKNMPEAAETVTTGKADVWLLFVRLMSFFLVYSSLEDFQSTLASTVGQLEGLVVMDDDELKAALESYQLMDPTRKGPYRALQLVSVFIFIFHSLTESGNGVDPKKDNKQQSALTELAVAATFICAGRLVEKAATRNNTQTCPLLPTVCVFVEWLVNTLDRAEAHARDEKVQSAMSYFFGALADLLNRLDPCETELAPESTALWEDHELKGFDPMAHVHKSLDFMSHLECIDNFTIKSVCRSRRIFRGASKLAHRSSHLRKWISCDKTGKRFHIRESELADKEKSGVAESGSSLQVKESYQNNCGMAKENGEIQNHPCLSSQSITTDEEEVILFKPITRHNSEPIYTSGTLCDQFSINVINGTATSDESLRRATSLISEQSSPQNDIFSFRPESTNLRYNKPLKQSAAFPAGPPSLNAWVLEKESPRNERGVKDLNRQQLSPIDELSSESLSGLSLKETRDHNVRSMPVSTTMYDTPPPYVTPVPSAPLLPEDASWFKGNSSVFPNKSAFGTKEGDGILGASPVGGYSSPSTVRGPLDFVAGAPGFIEGYPPLLGMSSSEWLYHYRNSQNFERVSNPVWPVHSNAPATYGNLNATNLTRFDVLDQWGNHLASSPMVYLESPQLHPSPPLAYGAEERIIDKHFLGYQRASPYVCGTGMDFRQEQPTLLNYLKERERQIPPESQYKGPNFMGN